The following are encoded in a window of Flavobacterium cupriresistens genomic DNA:
- a CDS encoding DUF6646 family protein: MKKVITLLFLVTVGITQAQEAFKGKGDVKVNVGANLQNGGSGIQGSVDFGLGENFSFGFVANYLLGVDNFSGFYHNDVTLYNDSKADFGDRFDAKARINANLSSVIGIKELDVYPGLSLGLHNFGGHVGGRYFFTDGFGVFTEVGFPIAKYGNNNDPFYNLNNQTTFSLGASFNL, from the coding sequence ATGAAAAAGGTAATTACACTTTTGTTTCTGGTAACAGTTGGAATCACACAGGCACAAGAAGCATTTAAAGGAAAAGGTGATGTGAAAGTTAATGTTGGTGCTAATTTACAAAATGGTGGTTCTGGTATTCAGGGTTCTGTAGATTTTGGATTGGGAGAGAATTTCTCGTTTGGTTTTGTTGCTAATTATTTATTAGGAGTAGACAACTTTTCAGGGTTTTACCACAATGATGTAACGTTATACAATGATTCAAAAGCAGATTTCGGTGATCGTTTTGATGCTAAAGCAAGAATCAACGCTAACTTATCAAGCGTGATCGGTATTAAAGAATTAGACGTTTATCCTGGACTAAGTTTAGGTTTACATAATTTTGGAGGTCATGTAGGAGGACGTTATTTCTTCACAGACGGATTTGGAGTATTTACAGAAGTTGGATTTCCTATAGCGAAATACGGTAATAATAATGATCCTTTTTACAACTTAAACAATCAGACTACATTTAGCTTAGGAGCTTCTTTTAATCTATAG
- a CDS encoding CoA transferase subunit B, with protein MLTKEDIAKRIAKEVKDRYFVNLGIGIPTLVANYVREDIAVEFQSENGVLGMGPFPFAGEEDADIINAGKQTITTLPGASFFDSAFSFGMIRSQKVDLTILGAMEVSENGDIANWKIPGKMVKGMGGAMDLVASAENIIVAMMHVNKAGESKILKKCTLPLTGVGCVKKVVTELAVLEVTPKGFKLLERAPGVSVEHIIASTEADLIIEGDIPEMAI; from the coding sequence ATGTTAACAAAAGAAGATATAGCAAAACGAATTGCTAAAGAAGTAAAAGACAGGTATTTTGTCAATCTGGGTATCGGGATTCCGACTTTGGTTGCCAATTACGTCAGAGAAGATATTGCGGTAGAGTTTCAAAGTGAAAATGGAGTTCTGGGTATGGGACCTTTTCCTTTTGCGGGAGAAGAAGATGCCGATATCATTAACGCAGGAAAACAAACCATTACAACACTTCCGGGAGCGAGTTTCTTTGATTCCGCTTTTAGTTTTGGAATGATTCGCAGTCAGAAAGTAGATTTAACTATTTTGGGTGCGATGGAAGTTTCTGAAAATGGAGATATTGCCAATTGGAAGATTCCGGGCAAGATGGTAAAAGGGATGGGAGGCGCTATGGATTTAGTAGCTTCTGCCGAAAACATCATCGTAGCCATGATGCATGTGAATAAAGCAGGCGAATCTAAAATCTTAAAAAAATGTACTTTGCCATTAACAGGTGTAGGATGCGTTAAAAAGGTTGTTACGGAGCTTGCGGTTCTAGAAGTGACGCCAAAAGGATTTAAGCTCTTAGAACGAGCGCCAGGCGTTTCTGTGGAACATATCATTGCGTCAACCGAAGCTGATTTGATTATTGAGGGAGATATTCCTGAAATGGCGATTTAA
- a CDS encoding CoA transferase subunit A produces MITKKVNNVQEAIKGIESSMTIMFGGFGLCGIPENTIAALVATTISDLTCISNNAGVDDFGLGLLLQKKQIKKMISSYVGENAEFERQMLSGELDVELIPQGTLAERSRAAQAGIPAFFTPAGYGTEVAEGKEVREFNGKMHIMEEAFKADFAIVKAWKGDEAGNLIFKGTARNFNACMAGAGKITIAEVEELVPVGTLDPNQIHIPGIMVQRIFQGEKFEKRIEQRTVRQR; encoded by the coding sequence ATGATTACAAAAAAAGTAAATAATGTTCAGGAAGCAATAAAAGGAATTGAAAGCAGCATGACGATTATGTTTGGTGGTTTCGGTCTTTGCGGTATCCCTGAAAATACAATCGCCGCTTTGGTTGCGACCACAATTTCTGATTTAACTTGTATTTCAAACAATGCAGGAGTTGATGATTTTGGACTTGGATTGCTTTTACAAAAAAAGCAAATCAAAAAGATGATCTCTTCTTATGTGGGTGAAAATGCAGAGTTCGAACGTCAAATGCTTTCGGGTGAATTAGATGTAGAACTTATTCCACAAGGAACTCTTGCAGAACGTTCCCGTGCAGCACAAGCCGGAATTCCTGCTTTTTTTACACCTGCCGGTTATGGAACCGAAGTAGCAGAAGGAAAAGAAGTTCGCGAATTCAATGGTAAAATGCATATTATGGAAGAAGCTTTCAAAGCAGATTTCGCCATTGTAAAAGCATGGAAAGGCGACGAAGCCGGAAACCTGATCTTCAAAGGAACTGCCAGAAATTTTAATGCATGCATGGCCGGTGCCGGAAAAATTACCATTGCAGAAGTAGAGGAGTTGGTTCCCGTTGGGACATTAGACCCTAATCAGATTCATATTCCGGGAATTATGGTGCAACGTATTTTTCAAGGAGAGAAATTTGAGAAACGTATAGAGCAACGTACTGTTAGACAGAGATAA